Proteins co-encoded in one Haloarcula pelagica genomic window:
- a CDS encoding SDR family NAD(P)-dependent oxidoreductase: protein MTVAGAALITGASAGIGAALAREFADNGHDVVLVARREERLRSLAAEVEREYGVDATPIAMDLDDARAALELYETVTDRGLEVGVLVNNVGVGTYGPFADSDLDAERTQLRLNVVLPVELTRLFLDEFDDGGAVLSVGSMAGFQPGPFLPGYYASKAYVNSFTQAIAEELRGTPVDVTVVCPGPVETEFQERAGMGDSTVGSLTTNTPEAVATAAYDGLVAGETVVVPSRLLRAVDVLGRLAPRSVTRRLARLVNEGR, encoded by the coding sequence ATGACCGTCGCCGGGGCGGCGCTGATCACCGGTGCCTCGGCGGGGATCGGTGCGGCGCTCGCTCGCGAGTTCGCCGACAACGGCCACGACGTAGTGCTCGTCGCCCGCCGCGAGGAGCGCCTGCGGTCGCTGGCGGCAGAGGTCGAACGCGAGTACGGCGTCGACGCCACGCCGATCGCGATGGACTTAGACGACGCCCGGGCGGCGCTTGAGCTGTACGAGACCGTCACCGACCGGGGGCTGGAGGTCGGCGTGCTCGTCAACAACGTCGGCGTCGGCACCTACGGCCCGTTCGCCGACAGCGACCTCGACGCCGAGCGCACGCAGTTACGGCTCAACGTCGTCCTCCCGGTGGAACTGACCCGCCTCTTTCTCGACGAGTTCGACGACGGCGGCGCGGTGCTGTCGGTCGGTTCGATGGCCGGCTTCCAGCCTGGCCCCTTCCTCCCGGGCTACTACGCCAGCAAGGCCTACGTCAACAGTTTCACGCAGGCTATCGCCGAGGAGCTACGCGGGACGCCGGTCGACGTGACGGTCGTCTGTCCCGGCCCCGTCGAGACGGAGTTCCAGGAGCGGGCCGGCATGGGCGACTCGACCGTCGGCTCGCTGACGACCAACACTCCGGAGGCGGTCGCGACGGCCGCCTACGACGGCCTCGTCGCCGGCGAGACGGTCGTCGTCCCGAGCCGGCTGCTGCGGGCGGTCGACGTGCTGGGTCGGCTCGCGCCCCGTTCGGTGACGCGGCGACTCGCCCGCCTGGTCAACGAGGGCCGCTGA
- a CDS encoding potassium channel family protein, with product MKFVIVGYGRVGSRTARILQSEGHEVSIVENDVEKADRARDAGFTTFDGDGTDESILKDAGIESADAIGGLTGDLNTNFTACMIGKEFGCRTVLRIDADYREEIYEKYAADVDEIIYPERLGAAGAKTALLGGDFNVFADLTEKLSIASVRVPEGSPVVGKRVVELELPGDARVYAHGRARESMTIPLPQTEIEAGDNVAVMAAPDGLDAVRAAFRGEASA from the coding sequence ATGAAGTTCGTCATCGTCGGCTACGGTCGTGTCGGCTCGCGGACCGCACGCATCCTCCAGAGCGAGGGCCACGAGGTCAGTATCGTCGAGAACGACGTTGAGAAGGCGGATCGCGCCCGTGACGCCGGGTTCACAACCTTCGATGGCGACGGGACCGACGAGAGTATCCTCAAGGACGCCGGGATCGAGAGCGCCGACGCCATCGGCGGACTGACCGGCGATCTGAACACCAACTTCACCGCCTGTATGATCGGCAAGGAGTTCGGCTGCCGGACCGTGCTACGGATCGACGCCGACTACCGCGAGGAGATCTACGAGAAGTACGCCGCCGATGTCGACGAGATCATCTACCCCGAACGGCTCGGCGCCGCTGGCGCGAAGACAGCACTGCTGGGCGGGGACTTCAACGTCTTCGCGGATCTGACCGAGAAGCTCTCGATCGCCAGCGTCCGGGTGCCCGAGGGGTCGCCGGTCGTCGGCAAACGGGTGGTCGAACTGGAGTTGCCCGGCGACGCGCGGGTCTACGCCCACGGCCGTGCCCGCGAGTCGATGACGATTCCGCTGCCACAGACGGAGATCGAAGCCGGCGACAACGTCGCCGTGATGGCCGCCCCCGACGGACTCGACGCGGTCCGTGCGGCGTTCCGCGGCGAGGCGTCTGCCTGA
- a CDS encoding DUF7384 family protein → MPEASPARVVADADVLAADLLCGDGPARAALDHVRRHSWVTLVASDPLLDDAQAVIEALSEPSLAADWRDRIETERERVEHPAGDHPALASAYRGGAAHLLSYDEGLRSAKTGAALQAHMHLSVRPPDAFARLFDPASLYAAVEDGEYPGPDRDPRA, encoded by the coding sequence ATGCCTGAGGCATCGCCCGCCCGCGTCGTCGCCGACGCCGACGTGCTGGCGGCCGATCTGCTGTGTGGCGACGGGCCGGCCCGCGCCGCGCTGGATCACGTGCGCCGGCACTCCTGGGTGACCCTCGTCGCCAGCGACCCCCTGCTCGACGACGCGCAGGCGGTGATCGAGGCACTGAGCGAGCCGTCGCTGGCGGCCGACTGGCGCGACCGGATCGAGACCGAGCGCGAGCGGGTCGAACACCCGGCCGGCGATCACCCGGCGCTGGCCTCGGCGTACCGCGGCGGGGCCGCACACCTGCTGTCCTACGACGAGGGGCTCCGGAGCGCGAAGACCGGCGCCGCGCTCCAGGCACACATGCACCTGAGCGTCAGACCGCCCGACGCCTTCGCCCGGCTGTTCGACCCGGCGTCGCTGTACGCCGCCGTCGAGGACGGGGAGTACCCCGGCCCCGACCGGGACCCGCGTGCCTGA
- a CDS encoding gas vesicle protein GvpD yields MTTSETGRLSTGVDGLDGVLDGGLLGGRSYLVRGAPGTGKTVLGLHFLTEGAAAGESVLYINLEEATDDIRENATALGFDLSGVTFLDLSPSSAFFAEDQSYSIFEADEVDREPIQRRIRDSVDEMEPDRVFVDPVTQFRYLSSDEFQFRKEVISFMRYLKEADATVLFTSQRSAETPDDDLQFLADGIVELRRDDEGRSLSVPKFRGSDRQSGAHSMEITDAGISVYPILDPGDHATEFDTTPIPSGNAELDTLLGGGIERGTITVVSGPTGVGKTTTGTLFMQAAADQGERSAIYHFEESPRTFRHRCESIGIPVSTLETDGALTVEAVEALDYSAEQFAAHVREQVEERGVSVVMIDGINGYKLSLQGNEDALVGKLHALGRYLKNMGVTVIFVDEVGSVTGSFEATEAGISYLADNVVFLRHIELNGELRKVVGVLKKRVSTFERTLREFEITSDGIVIGDPLTDASGLLEGTPDIERSDR; encoded by the coding sequence ATGACGACGAGTGAAACCGGCCGGCTCTCCACCGGTGTCGACGGACTCGACGGCGTTCTCGACGGCGGACTGCTCGGCGGCCGGAGCTACCTCGTCCGTGGCGCACCCGGGACCGGAAAGACGGTGCTGGGCCTGCACTTCCTGACCGAAGGCGCCGCCGCGGGCGAGTCGGTGCTGTATATCAACCTCGAGGAAGCGACCGACGACATCCGCGAGAACGCAACGGCGCTCGGCTTCGATCTCTCTGGCGTGACGTTTCTGGATCTGAGTCCCTCATCGGCGTTTTTCGCGGAGGATCAGTCCTACAGTATCTTCGAGGCCGACGAGGTCGACCGCGAGCCGATCCAGCGACGGATCCGTGACAGCGTCGACGAGATGGAACCGGACCGCGTGTTCGTCGACCCGGTGACGCAGTTTCGCTACCTCTCCAGTGACGAGTTCCAGTTCCGCAAGGAAGTCATCTCGTTCATGCGGTACCTGAAAGAGGCCGACGCGACCGTGCTGTTTACCTCACAGCGGTCCGCCGAGACGCCGGACGACGACCTCCAGTTTCTCGCGGACGGCATCGTCGAACTCCGGCGGGACGACGAGGGCCGGTCGCTGTCGGTGCCGAAGTTCCGCGGTTCGGATCGCCAGAGCGGCGCACACTCCATGGAGATCACCGACGCCGGCATCTCGGTGTACCCGATCCTGGACCCGGGCGATCACGCCACGGAGTTCGACACGACACCGATCCCCTCGGGGAACGCCGAACTGGACACGCTGCTGGGCGGGGGCATCGAGCGAGGGACGATCACGGTCGTCAGCGGCCCGACCGGCGTCGGCAAGACCACGACGGGGACGCTGTTCATGCAGGCCGCGGCCGACCAGGGCGAACGCTCGGCGATCTACCACTTCGAGGAGTCCCCCCGGACCTTCCGCCACCGCTGTGAGTCGATCGGGATTCCCGTCTCAACGCTCGAAACTGACGGCGCGCTCACCGTCGAGGCCGTCGAGGCGCTTGACTACTCCGCCGAGCAGTTCGCCGCACACGTCCGGGAACAGGTCGAGGAGCGGGGCGTCAGCGTCGTCATGATCGACGGGATCAACGGCTACAAGCTCTCCCTGCAGGGCAACGAGGACGCCCTCGTCGGGAAGCTCCACGCGCTGGGTCGCTACCTCAAGAACATGGGCGTGACCGTCATCTTCGTCGACGAGGTGGGATCGGTGACTGGGTCGTTCGAAGCCACGGAGGCCGGTATCAGCTACCTCGCCGACAACGTCGTCTTCCTGCGCCACATCGAACTCAACGGGGAGCTTCGGAAGGTGGTCGGCGTGTTGAAAAAGCGCGTCAGCACGTTCGAACGGACGCTCCGGGAGTTCGAGATCACATCGGACGGAATCGTTATCGGCGATCCGCTCACGGACGCCAGCGGCCTGCTCGAAGGGACGCCGGACATCGAACGGAGCGACCGATAG
- a CDS encoding PAS domain-containing sensor histidine kinase encodes MDDGQGTSAGGPLFAESTDRIELLFDHDRNGELLGEWLSESFTVGTATEPRLDESTDLCLVDTVAFARHETALRAWKRASAPVFAPVLLVSEAPVSEQFDPEEWRTIDGLYVVDDVIATPIEKPVLHRRLANLLERRALSERLDSRYRHSEQRFASLFTTLPDPAFVSDPEGTLLFVNDAFCATVGTDRERAVGSPLAALSSLDDETTATLEQCLGRAIGDDALAVDQIELTAADGEGRHLELNATATAIDDEQFVTVVLRDVTERVRQTDRLEESERRFRRIATHLNEVIWMLDADGELLYISPGYEAMTGRPLDNLHGSPLETALEHVHPDDEDHVTTVMEAMFDDLQAGTVDGEYHFEYRLVDRDGTVRWIQSDAYPVDTPNGESRRLVGLLDDVTERKRRERSLERQNDRLEEFAGIVSHDLRNPLQVIDARLDMLTTDDEEHVEAAQRAVGRMQRLIDDLLSLAREGETVSEVEAVEIATVAELAWGSIDAPEVTLDIESDAVVEADPSRLQQLFENLFRNAIEHGSTGGRPETDDAPEHGAADGTITVGTLDRGFYVVDDGPGIPEDQRDRVFEQGYSTQANGTGFGLNIVADIVAAHDWSVSVTDGEEGGARFEVTGVDTY; translated from the coding sequence ATGGACGACGGGCAGGGAACGTCGGCCGGCGGACCGCTGTTCGCCGAGTCGACCGACCGCATCGAGCTCCTGTTCGATCACGACCGCAACGGCGAACTCCTCGGGGAGTGGCTCTCGGAGAGTTTCACGGTCGGGACCGCCACGGAGCCGCGCCTGGACGAGTCGACGGACCTCTGTCTCGTCGACACCGTCGCGTTCGCCCGCCACGAGACGGCCCTGCGAGCGTGGAAACGGGCGAGCGCCCCGGTGTTCGCGCCGGTGTTGCTCGTCAGCGAAGCGCCGGTCAGCGAGCAGTTCGATCCCGAGGAGTGGCGCACCATCGACGGGCTCTACGTCGTCGACGATGTCATCGCGACCCCGATCGAGAAACCGGTGCTCCACCGACGGCTGGCGAACCTCCTCGAACGGCGGGCGCTCTCGGAGCGCCTCGACAGCAGATACCGCCACAGCGAACAGCGGTTCGCGTCGCTGTTCACGACGCTCCCCGATCCGGCCTTCGTCAGCGACCCCGAGGGGACGCTGCTGTTCGTCAACGACGCGTTCTGTGCGACCGTCGGCACCGACCGCGAGCGCGCCGTCGGCAGCCCGCTTGCCGCGCTCTCCTCTCTCGACGACGAGACGACCGCGACGCTCGAACAGTGTCTCGGTCGGGCGATCGGCGACGACGCGCTGGCTGTGGACCAGATCGAACTCACGGCCGCCGACGGCGAGGGGCGACACCTCGAACTCAACGCGACCGCGACGGCGATCGACGACGAGCAGTTCGTCACCGTCGTCCTGCGCGACGTGACCGAGCGGGTTCGCCAGACGGACCGCCTCGAAGAGAGCGAACGACGGTTTCGACGGATCGCGACGCACCTCAACGAAGTCATCTGGATGCTCGACGCGGACGGGGAGTTGCTGTATATCAGCCCCGGCTACGAAGCCATGACCGGGCGTCCGCTGGACAACCTCCACGGGAGTCCGCTGGAGACCGCGCTGGAACACGTCCATCCCGACGACGAGGACCACGTCACCACCGTGATGGAAGCGATGTTCGACGACCTCCAAGCGGGGACCGTCGACGGCGAGTACCACTTCGAGTACCGCCTGGTCGACCGAGACGGGACAGTGCGGTGGATCCAGTCGGACGCGTATCCGGTCGATACCCCGAACGGCGAGTCACGACGCCTCGTCGGCCTGCTCGACGACGTGACCGAACGGAAGCGGCGGGAGCGCTCGCTCGAACGGCAAAACGACCGCCTAGAGGAGTTCGCGGGCATCGTCAGCCACGACCTCCGGAACCCACTGCAGGTCATCGACGCACGGTTGGACATGCTGACGACCGACGACGAGGAGCACGTCGAAGCCGCCCAGCGAGCGGTCGGGCGGATGCAGCGACTCATCGACGACCTCCTCTCGCTGGCCCGTGAGGGCGAGACCGTCTCGGAGGTCGAGGCCGTCGAGATCGCGACCGTCGCGGAGTTGGCCTGGGGGAGCATCGACGCCCCCGAGGTGACGCTGGACATCGAGAGCGACGCGGTCGTCGAAGCCGACCCCTCACGGCTCCAGCAACTGTTCGAGAACCTCTTTCGGAACGCCATCGAACACGGTTCGACGGGCGGTCGGCCGGAGACCGACGACGCCCCCGAACACGGAGCGGCCGACGGGACGATCACCGTCGGCACGCTCGACCGCGGGTTCTACGTCGTCGACGACGGCCCGGGAATCCCCGAGGACCAGCGCGACCGGGTGTTCGAGCAGGGCTACTCCACGCAGGCCAACGGCACCGGGTTCGGGCTGAACATCGTCGCGGACATCGTCGCCGCCCACGACTGGTCGGTGTCGGTCACCGACGGCGAGGAGGGCGGCGCCCGCTTCGAGGTCACCGGCGTCGACACCTACTGA
- a CDS encoding DUF5808 domain-containing protein: MDDKPQSGTLFGVPYNFERPSLKRLVSSYWKPGEGMLVEKPFGIGYTLNLANWRAWVVLLVAGVMLYLERSSKRKALDEDDEDEPVEVVVD; encoded by the coding sequence ATGGACGACAAGCCACAGTCCGGGACCCTCTTTGGCGTGCCGTACAACTTCGAGCGACCGAGCCTCAAACGCCTCGTGTCCTCGTACTGGAAGCCGGGCGAGGGGATGCTCGTCGAGAAGCCCTTCGGCATCGGCTACACGCTGAACCTGGCCAACTGGCGGGCCTGGGTCGTACTGCTGGTCGCCGGCGTGATGCTGTACCTCGAACGCAGTAGCAAGCGGAAGGCACTCGACGAGGACGACGAGGACGAACCGGTCGAAGTCGTCGTCGACTGA
- a CDS encoding 30S ribosomal protein S27ae, translating into MPHHEYYSDGKLDRELCPRCGDTVLADHDDRTHCGKCGYTEWK; encoded by the coding sequence ATGCCCCACCACGAATACTACTCCGACGGTAAACTCGACCGCGAACTGTGCCCGCGCTGCGGTGACACGGTGCTTGCCGACCACGACGACCGCACGCACTGCGGGAAGTGCGGTTACACCGAGTGGAAGTAA
- a CDS encoding 30S ribosomal protein S24e, with translation MDIDIINEDENPMLHRTDVRFEVVHDEATPSRLSVRDSLAAMLNKDADEVVIHELDTKFGMRKTVGYAKVYESPEHARDVEQDYMLERNKIVADGEEGEEA, from the coding sequence ATGGACATCGATATCATCAACGAGGACGAGAATCCGATGTTGCACAGGACGGACGTCCGGTTCGAGGTCGTCCACGACGAGGCCACGCCCTCCCGACTCTCCGTGCGTGACTCGCTGGCCGCCATGCTGAACAAGGACGCCGACGAGGTCGTCATCCACGAACTCGACACCAAGTTCGGCATGCGCAAGACCGTCGGCTACGCGAAGGTCTACGAGAGCCCCGAACACGCCCGCGATGTCGAGCAGGACTACATGCTCGAACGCAACAAGATCGTCGCCGACGGCGAAGAGGGTGAGGAGGCATAA
- the rnz gene encoding ribonuclease Z, translating into MRVTFLGTSGAVPTTQRNTSGLFVNKDGDYLLFDCGEGTQRQMMRFGTGFAVDHLFVTHLHGDHVLGIPGLLQTFDFNDRDAPIAIHVPAGTRGNVRQLIEANGTKPSFPVRINELSAGDVALDGEDYTVRAIATTHRCASVGYVIDEDDRKGRFDREKAEEQLGLPPGPKYSKLHRGEAVEHDGRTIRPEEVVGPPRPGRTFVYTGDTRPTDGVVEAAADADLLVHDATFAGDRADRAQATAHSTAREAGQVAADAGVRTLALTHISTRYAGQTDRLAAEAREVFDGEVFVPDDGHKREVAFPDAE; encoded by the coding sequence ATGCGAGTGACGTTCCTCGGGACGAGTGGGGCCGTGCCGACGACACAGCGAAACACCAGCGGGCTGTTCGTCAACAAGGACGGCGACTACCTCCTGTTCGACTGCGGCGAGGGGACACAGCGCCAGATGATGCGCTTTGGCACCGGCTTCGCCGTCGACCACCTGTTCGTGACCCACCTCCACGGCGACCACGTCCTGGGAATCCCGGGGCTGCTCCAGACGTTCGACTTCAACGACCGGGACGCCCCTATCGCTATCCACGTGCCCGCCGGAACCCGCGGGAACGTCCGCCAACTCATCGAGGCCAACGGGACGAAACCCTCGTTCCCGGTCCGGATCAACGAACTGTCGGCCGGCGACGTTGCGCTGGACGGCGAGGACTACACCGTCCGGGCGATCGCGACCACTCACCGCTGTGCCTCGGTTGGCTACGTGATCGACGAGGACGACCGCAAGGGCCGGTTCGATCGCGAGAAAGCCGAAGAGCAACTGGGGCTTCCGCCGGGACCGAAGTACTCGAAGCTCCACCGTGGCGAGGCGGTCGAACACGACGGCCGGACGATCCGGCCCGAGGAGGTCGTCGGGCCGCCCCGACCCGGCCGGACGTTCGTCTACACCGGCGACACCCGACCGACCGACGGCGTCGTCGAAGCCGCCGCCGACGCCGACCTGCTCGTCCACGATGCGACTTTCGCGGGGGACCGGGCCGACCGCGCGCAGGCGACCGCCCACTCGACGGCCCGCGAGGCCGGCCAGGTCGCGGCCGACGCCGGGGTCCGCACGCTGGCGCTGACCCACATCTCGACGCGCTACGCCGGCCAGACCGACCGGCTGGCCGCCGAGGCCAGGGAGGTCTTCGACGGCGAGGTGTTCGTCCCCGACGACGGCCACAAACGCGAGGTCGCCTTCCCCGACGCCGAATAG
- a CDS encoding bifunctional N(6)-L-threonylcarbamoyladenine synthase/serine/threonine protein kinase, with protein sequence MRVLGIEGTAWAASASVFETDDPAVVASDDHVFIETDAYQPDSGGIHPREAAEHMGEAIPQVVGTALSHARERADAAGETGPPVDAVAFSRGPGLGPCLRIVATAARAVAQRLDVPLVGVNHMVAHLEVGRYRSGFDSPVCLNASGANAHVLGYRNGRYRVLGETMDTGVGNAIDKFTRHVGWQHPGGPKVERRAREGEYHPLPYVVKGMDFSFSGIMSAAKQAVDDDTPVENVCRGMEETIFAMLTEVAERALSLTGADELVLGGGVGQNERLQGMLREMCEQRGADFYAPEDRFLRDNAGMIAMLGARMVAAGDTLAIEESGIDSNFRPDEVPVTWRADEAVGADADRRVDGSTDHEATEVTGAEATVRIEADRVVKERVPRSYRHPALDERLRTERTRQEVRLTSDARRNGVPTPLVRDVDLRDSRIVFQRVGDEDLRGALTESHVRDVGRALARIHDAGFVHGDPTTRNVRVRPGADRRRTFLIDFGLGYYTDEPEDHAMDLHVFAQSLAGTADDPDALFEAALSAYRAEASDPDPVLASLDDIEGRGRYR encoded by the coding sequence ATGCGCGTTCTCGGTATCGAAGGCACCGCCTGGGCAGCCAGTGCTTCGGTGTTCGAGACCGACGATCCCGCGGTCGTAGCGAGCGACGATCACGTCTTCATCGAGACCGACGCCTACCAGCCCGACAGCGGCGGCATCCACCCGCGAGAGGCCGCCGAACACATGGGCGAGGCGATCCCCCAGGTCGTCGGGACGGCACTCTCTCACGCCCGCGAGCGGGCCGACGCCGCCGGGGAGACGGGACCGCCGGTCGATGCCGTGGCCTTCTCGCGTGGCCCCGGCCTCGGGCCGTGTCTCCGCATCGTCGCGACCGCCGCCCGCGCCGTCGCCCAGCGCCTGGACGTTCCCCTCGTCGGGGTCAACCACATGGTCGCCCACCTGGAGGTCGGCCGCTACCGCTCCGGGTTCGACTCGCCGGTCTGTCTGAACGCCTCCGGCGCGAACGCCCACGTCCTGGGCTACCGGAACGGTCGGTACCGCGTGCTGGGCGAGACGATGGACACCGGCGTCGGCAACGCCATCGACAAGTTCACCCGCCACGTCGGCTGGCAACACCCCGGCGGGCCGAAAGTCGAGCGCCGCGCCCGCGAGGGCGAGTATCACCCGCTGCCCTACGTCGTCAAGGGGATGGACTTCTCCTTTTCGGGGATCATGTCCGCCGCGAAGCAGGCCGTCGACGACGACACGCCGGTCGAAAACGTCTGTCGCGGGATGGAGGAGACGATCTTCGCGATGCTCACCGAGGTCGCCGAGCGCGCGCTGTCGCTGACCGGCGCCGACGAACTCGTCCTCGGGGGCGGCGTCGGCCAGAACGAGCGCCTCCAGGGGATGCTCCGGGAGATGTGCGAGCAACGCGGGGCCGACTTCTACGCCCCCGAGGACCGCTTCCTGCGGGACAACGCCGGCATGATCGCGATGCTTGGCGCCCGGATGGTCGCCGCCGGCGACACGCTCGCGATCGAGGAGTCGGGGATCGACTCGAACTTCCGGCCCGACGAGGTGCCGGTCACCTGGCGGGCCGACGAGGCCGTCGGGGCCGACGCGGATCGACGGGTCGACGGGTCGACCGACCACGAGGCGACCGAAGTCACCGGTGCGGAGGCGACCGTCAGGATCGAGGCCGACCGCGTCGTCAAGGAGCGGGTCCCGCGGAGCTACCGCCACCCGGCGCTGGACGAGCGGCTGCGGACCGAACGCACCCGCCAGGAGGTCCGCCTGACGAGTGACGCCCGCCGGAACGGCGTCCCGACGCCGCTGGTCCGGGACGTGGACCTCCGGGACTCCCGGATCGTCTTCCAGCGGGTCGGCGACGAGGACCTGCGCGGAGCGTTGACCGAATCCCACGTCCGGGATGTCGGTCGCGCACTCGCTCGTATCCACGACGCCGGCTTCGTCCACGGCGACCCGACGACGCGGAACGTTCGGGTCCGGCCCGGGGCCGACCGTCGGCGCACCTTCCTCATCGACTTCGGCCTGGGCTACTACACCGACGAACCCGAGGACCACGCGATGGACCTCCACGTCTTCGCCCAGTCGCTGGCCGGCACCGCCGACGACCCCGACGCACTGTTCGAGGCGGCGCTGTCGGCCTACCGTGCCGAGGCGAGCGATCCCGACCCCGTGCTGGCGTCGCTCGACGACATCGAGGGCCGCGGGCGCTACCGGTAG
- a CDS encoding DUF7282 domain-containing protein: protein MDTATEKLTTITVVAILTLSTLTAVAFVGPGAAQVGNVGNAGNAAVSFADQTTDGTTVTVESVNVSEGGFVAIHNESLLDGDAVGSVVGVSEYLAPGNYTNVTVTLFDVPGASFNETELTENQTLIAMPHLDTDGNETYDFVSSDGAVDGPYVDDAGQPITDSANVTVAAGVSGESFTVSDLNVPTVVRQGSSEVVNAVVTNPNDVTDTQRVTFRFQGDVVSREQVTLGPGESTTVRYSLNTSVAEGTYFLGIYTRTRGQPAQVMIVDEVQSFGVTDLSAPATATVGETITVNATITNPNPFATDQLVEFRFQGDRLAEQNVTLPANDSTEVTFTADTTGIEPGTYIHSVFTEGSGQSALIVLGEDTAPPTDNETETVVFSDQESDGTTVTVESVNLSEGGFVTIHNESLLDGDAVGSVVGVSEYLAPGNYTNVTVTLFDVPGAAFDEDELTENRTLIAMPHLDTNDNERYDFVSTGGSADTPYVDDTGQPITDSANVTVGGTDDQEPPSPTPENDTATETG, encoded by the coding sequence ATGGACACGGCTACAGAGAAACTGACAACGATCACGGTAGTCGCAATACTGACTCTCTCGACGCTGACAGCCGTCGCGTTCGTCGGACCGGGCGCGGCACAGGTCGGGAACGTCGGAAACGCAGGGAACGCCGCGGTATCGTTCGCCGATCAAACGACGGACGGGACGACAGTCACGGTCGAGTCGGTGAACGTCTCCGAGGGTGGGTTCGTCGCCATCCACAACGAGAGCCTGCTCGACGGTGACGCGGTCGGCAGCGTCGTCGGCGTCTCCGAGTACCTCGCGCCCGGCAACTACACGAACGTCACCGTCACCCTGTTCGACGTGCCCGGCGCGAGCTTCAACGAGACGGAGCTAACGGAGAACCAGACGCTGATCGCGATGCCTCATCTCGATACCGACGGCAACGAGACGTACGACTTCGTCTCGTCGGACGGTGCCGTCGACGGGCCGTACGTCGACGACGCCGGCCAGCCCATCACCGACAGCGCGAACGTCACCGTCGCTGCAGGGGTCAGTGGCGAGTCGTTCACCGTGAGCGACCTCAACGTCCCCACAGTCGTCCGGCAGGGGAGCTCCGAGGTAGTGAACGCGGTGGTGACCAACCCCAACGATGTCACGGACACCCAGCGGGTGACGTTCCGGTTCCAGGGCGATGTCGTCTCGCGCGAGCAGGTGACACTCGGCCCCGGCGAGTCGACCACCGTCAGGTACTCGCTCAACACGAGCGTCGCCGAGGGGACCTACTTCCTGGGCATCTACACGCGGACCCGCGGCCAGCCCGCACAGGTCATGATCGTCGACGAGGTCCAGTCGTTCGGCGTCACCGACCTCTCGGCCCCCGCGACGGCGACCGTCGGTGAGACGATCACGGTGAACGCGACGATCACGAACCCGAACCCGTTCGCGACCGATCAGCTCGTCGAGTTCCGGTTCCAGGGCGACCGCCTGGCGGAACAGAACGTCACGCTGCCGGCGAACGACTCGACGGAGGTCACGTTCACCGCCGACACCACCGGGATCGAACCCGGAACCTACATCCACAGCGTGTTCACCGAAGGGAGCGGCCAGTCGGCGCTCATCGTCCTGGGCGAGGACACGGCACCGCCGACGGACAACGAGACCGAAACGGTCGTGTTCTCGGACCAGGAGAGCGACGGGACCACGGTCACGGTCGAGTCGGTGAACCTCTCCGAGGGCGGGTTCGTCACGATCCACAACGAGAGCTTACTCGACGGTGACGCCGTCGGCAGCGTCGTCGGCGTCTCCGAGTACCTCGCGCCCGGTAACTACACGAACGTCACCGTCACCCTGTTCGACGTGCCCGGTGCGGCCTTCGACGAGGACGAACTGACGGAGAACCGGACGCTGATCGCGATGCCCCACCTGGACACGAACGACAACGAGCGGTACGACTTCGTCTCGACGGGCGGCAGCGCCGACACCCCGTACGTCGACGACACCGGCCAGCCCATCACCGACAGCGCGAACGTCACAGTCGGCGGTACCGACGACCAGGAACCGCCGTCGCCGACCCCCGAAAACGACACGGCGACCGAGACGGGCTGA